The following proteins are encoded in a genomic region of Glycine max cultivar Williams 82 chromosome 18, Glycine_max_v4.0, whole genome shotgun sequence:
- the LOC100800745 gene encoding uncharacterized protein isoform X4, whose translation MPVYIMGDHVTVSTTQQHIAIPIEKLNALSLEVAKEEKHVTDDAYVDNVQKPEEKDEETQEKGDCRYCQEEDFIFNMESPCNCNGSVKYVHKRCIDQWYNSKGRMILCEICRKPYNPNDYPLPELHYDDDDTEITILREEWTIPGTSIEIWSPLVLADRATKGLIDSMNKDFSLKNPSGGCDDYLCASLHFIVGFTVPVSKLWS comes from the exons ATGCCGGTTTACATCATGGGAGATCATGTAACTGTCTCGACCACTCAACAACACATTGCAATCCCCATTGAGAAATTGAATGCATTATCACTTGAAGTTGCAAAGGAAGAAAAACATGTAACCGATGATGCCTATGTGGACAATGTCCAAAAACctgaagagaaagatgaagaaacTCAAGAAAAGGGAGATTGTCGCTACTGTCAAGAAGAggactttatttttaatatggaATCACCCTGCAATTGCAATGGTAGCGTGAag TATGTTCACAAGAGATGCATTGATCAATGGTACAATTCCAAAGGCCGCATGATATTATGTGAGATTTGCAGGAAG CCTTACAATCCAAATGATTACCCACTTCCGGAACTtcattatgatgatgatgacaccGAGATAACTATATTAAG GGAGGAATGGACTATTCCTGGAACCAGCATTGAAATTTGGTCACCTTTGGTGCTGGCAGACCGTGCCACCAAGGGCCTCATTGATTCAATGAACAAAGACTTCAGCTTGAAAAACCCTAGTGGAG GCTGTGATGACTATCTCTGTGCCAGTTTACATTTTATCGTGGGTTTTACAGTGCCAGTAAGTAAATTATGGTCATAA
- the LOC100800745 gene encoding E3 ubiquitin-protein ligase MARCHF2 isoform X3, with translation MPVYIMGDHVTVSTTQQHIAIPIEKLNALSLEVAKEEKHVTDDAYVDNVQKPEEKDEETQEKGDCRYCQEEDFIFNMESPCNCNGSVKYVHKRCIDQWYNSKGRMILCEICRKPYNPNDYPLPELHYDDDDTEITILREEWTIPGTSIEIWSPLVLADRATKGLIDSMNKDFSLKNPSGGVIFGMSLVIAVMTISVPVYILSWVLQCQAYRKSERGRERERHRNA, from the exons ATGCCGGTTTACATCATGGGAGATCATGTAACTGTCTCGACCACTCAACAACACATTGCAATCCCCATTGAGAAATTGAATGCATTATCACTTGAAGTTGCAAAGGAAGAAAAACATGTAACCGATGATGCCTATGTGGACAATGTCCAAAAACctgaagagaaagatgaagaaacTCAAGAAAAGGGAGATTGTCGCTACTGTCAAGAAGAggactttatttttaatatggaATCACCCTGCAATTGCAATGGTAGCGTGAag TATGTTCACAAGAGATGCATTGATCAATGGTACAATTCCAAAGGCCGCATGATATTATGTGAGATTTGCAGGAAG CCTTACAATCCAAATGATTACCCACTTCCGGAACTtcattatgatgatgatgacaccGAGATAACTATATTAAG GGAGGAATGGACTATTCCTGGAACCAGCATTGAAATTTGGTCACCTTTGGTGCTGGCAGACCGTGCCACCAAGGGCCTCATTGATTCAATGAACAAAGACTTCAGCTTGAAAAACCCTAGTGGAGGTGTGATATTTGGCATGTCACTCGTCATC GCTGTGATGACTATCTCTGTGCCAGTTTACATTTTATCGTGGGTTTTACAGTGCCA AGCCTATAGAAAAAGCGAGAGAGGGAGGGAAAGAGAAAGACATCGCAATGCATAG
- the LOC100800745 gene encoding uncharacterized protein isoform X5, giving the protein MPVYIMGDHVTVSTTQQHIAIPIEKLNALSLEVAKEEKHVTDDAYVDNVQKPEEKDEETQEKGDCRYCQEEDFIFNMESPCNCNGSVKYVHKRCIDQWYNSKGRMILCEICRKPYNPNDYPLPELHYDDDDTEITILREEWTIPGTSIEIWSPLVLADRATKGLIDSMNKDFSLKNPSGGCDDYLCASLHFIVGFTVPSL; this is encoded by the exons ATGCCGGTTTACATCATGGGAGATCATGTAACTGTCTCGACCACTCAACAACACATTGCAATCCCCATTGAGAAATTGAATGCATTATCACTTGAAGTTGCAAAGGAAGAAAAACATGTAACCGATGATGCCTATGTGGACAATGTCCAAAAACctgaagagaaagatgaagaaacTCAAGAAAAGGGAGATTGTCGCTACTGTCAAGAAGAggactttatttttaatatggaATCACCCTGCAATTGCAATGGTAGCGTGAag TATGTTCACAAGAGATGCATTGATCAATGGTACAATTCCAAAGGCCGCATGATATTATGTGAGATTTGCAGGAAG CCTTACAATCCAAATGATTACCCACTTCCGGAACTtcattatgatgatgatgacaccGAGATAACTATATTAAG GGAGGAATGGACTATTCCTGGAACCAGCATTGAAATTTGGTCACCTTTGGTGCTGGCAGACCGTGCCACCAAGGGCCTCATTGATTCAATGAACAAAGACTTCAGCTTGAAAAACCCTAGTGGAG GCTGTGATGACTATCTCTGTGCCAGTTTACATTTTATCGTGGGTTTTACAGTGCCA AGCCTATAG
- the LOC100801283 gene encoding riboflavin biosynthesis protein PYRR, chloroplastic — protein MALSCLTLTANPSSIICKFKASLPTAPHALDATYIRRAAHLADKSAGFTSPHPNFGCVIVSPSGKVAGEGYLYAQGTAAAEVQAVKAAGELCRGATAYLNMEPGDCHGDHSAVSALLQGGVKRVVVGMRHPLQHLRGNAVRALRNQGLHVDLLGEDLTSNLIEDAQKECLLVNAPLICRAALRVPFSVLKYAMTLDGKIAATTGHASWISCKQSRNLVFELRGRSDAVIVGGNTVRRDNPRLTARHGGGHMPMRIVMTQTLDLPEKANLWDMSEVSTIVVTQRGARRSFQKLLASKGVEVVEFDILNAREVMEYFHDRGYLSILWECGGTLAASAISSGVIHKVYAFVAPKIIGGKNAPSPVGDLGMVEMSQALNLIDVCYEQVGPDMLISGFLQPLPDMVPVIPSPDETFVADPTVSPYDSRIIFFYKTWDPYGAFSNFSPHPIQMPDENGDYVTWMSVEHYYQAHKFIGVDDPLAQDCVEMIKSAKSPEEAARIGRSMQKQKPYLIRSDWDNIKIDVMYRALKCKFSIYPHLNSMLLSTAGSVLVEASPHDLFWGGGRDGEGLNYLGRLLMKLRSEFLGESSSSSETPSLTV, from the exons ATGGCACTGTCGTGTCTCACACTCACTGCCAACCCTTCTTCCATCATCTGCAAATTCAAAGCGTCCCTACCTACCGCTCCCCACGCCCTCGACGCCACCTACATCCGACGCGCCGCCCACCTCGCCGACAAATCCGCCGGCTTCACATCCCCCCACCCCAACTTCGGCTGCGTCATCGTCTCCCCCTCCGGCAAAGTCGCCGGCGAGGGCTACCTCTACGCCCAGGGCACCGCCGCCGCGGAGGTCCAGGCCGTCAAGGCCGCCGGCGAACTCTGCCGCGGCGCCACCGCGTACCTCAACATGGAGCCCGGCGACTGCCACGGTGACCACAGCGCCGTCTCTGCTCTGCTCCAG GGAGGGGTCAAAAGGGTTGTGGTTGGAATGAGGCATCCCCTGCAACATCTCCGTGGCAATGCTGTCCGTGCACTCAGAAACCAAGGGCTGCATGTTGATCTTCTTGGAGAGGATCTCACTAGTAATCTCATTGAG GATGCGCAGAAAGAGTGTCTTCTTGTCAATGCACCTTTGATTTGTAGAGCTGCTTTGCGTGTTCCCTTTTCCGTTCTTAAGTATGCTATGACCCTTGATG GAAAAATTGCTGCTACCACTGGCCATGCATCATGGATAAGCTGCAAACAGTCTAGAAATCTAGTTTTTGAGTTACGAGGTAGAAGTGATGCTGTTATTGTGGGAGGAAATACAGTTCGAAGGGACA ATCCAAGACTAACGGCTAGACATGGAGGGGGGCATATGCCAATGCGCATTGTAATGACCCAGACTCTTGATCTTCCGGAGAAAGCAAACCTGTGGGATATGTCTGAGGTTTCTACCATAGTTGTAACACAAAGGGGTGCAAGAAGGAGTTTCCAGAAGCTGCTTGCATCAAAAGGAGTTGAGGTTGTGGAGTTTGACATATTGAATGCCCGAGAAGTTATGGAGTATTTCCATGATCGTGGTTATCTTTCAATTTTATGGGAATGCGGAGGAACATTGGCTGCATCTGCTATTTCATCTGGAGTAATTCACAAg GTTTATGCTTTTGTTGCTCCTAAAATTATTGGTGGAAAGAATGCACCTTCTCCTGTGGGTGATCTTGGGATGGTTGAGATGTCACAGGCTTTAAATCTAATTGATGTTTGCTATGAGCAG GTTGGGCCTGACATGCTTATTAGTGGATTTCTTCAGCCCTTACCAGACATGGTACCTGTAATCCCATCACCCGATGAAACTTTTGTTGCTGATCCTACTGTCTCACCATATGATTCAAGgatcatatttttctataaaacatGGGATCCTTATGGTGCATTTTCAAATTTCTCTCCTCATCCCATTCAAATGCCTGATGAAAATGGTGATTATGTGACTTGGATGAGTGTCGAGCATTACTACCAG GCTCACAAGTTTATTGGGGTGGATGATCCTTTGGCACAAGATTGTGTTGAAATGATTAAATCTGCAAAAAGTCCAGAAGAAGCTGCAAGAATAGGAAGGTCAATGCAAAAGCAGAAACCCTATCTG ATAAGGTCTGACTGGGACAACATAAAGATCGATGTCATGTACAGGGCACTGAAATGCAAGTTCTCAATCTACCCACACTTGAATTCTATGCTGCTCTCTACTGCTGGTTCTGTTCTAGTTGAGGCTTCGCCACATGATCTGTTTTGGGGTGGAGGCCGAGACGGTGAAGGCTTAAATTATCTTGGTAGGCTGTTGATGAAATTGAGATCAGAGTTTCTTGGGGAGTCTTCATCATCAAGTGAGACCCCTAGTTTAACTGTATAG
- the LOC100800745 gene encoding uncharacterized protein isoform X2 produces MPVYIMGDHVTVSTTQQHIAIPIEKLNALSLEVAKEEKHVTDDAYVDNVQKPEEKDEETQEKGDCRYCQEEDFIFNMESPCNCNGSVKYVHKRCIDQWYNSKGRMILCEICRKPYNPNDYPLPELHYDDDDTEITILREEWTIPGTSIEIWSPLVLADRATKGLIDSMNKDFSLKNPSGGVIFGMSLVIDAYECAPPKEEKFARFLYCAVMTISVPVYILSWVLQCQAYRKSERGRERERHRNA; encoded by the exons ATGCCGGTTTACATCATGGGAGATCATGTAACTGTCTCGACCACTCAACAACACATTGCAATCCCCATTGAGAAATTGAATGCATTATCACTTGAAGTTGCAAAGGAAGAAAAACATGTAACCGATGATGCCTATGTGGACAATGTCCAAAAACctgaagagaaagatgaagaaacTCAAGAAAAGGGAGATTGTCGCTACTGTCAAGAAGAggactttatttttaatatggaATCACCCTGCAATTGCAATGGTAGCGTGAag TATGTTCACAAGAGATGCATTGATCAATGGTACAATTCCAAAGGCCGCATGATATTATGTGAGATTTGCAGGAAG CCTTACAATCCAAATGATTACCCACTTCCGGAACTtcattatgatgatgatgacaccGAGATAACTATATTAAG GGAGGAATGGACTATTCCTGGAACCAGCATTGAAATTTGGTCACCTTTGGTGCTGGCAGACCGTGCCACCAAGGGCCTCATTGATTCAATGAACAAAGACTTCAGCTTGAAAAACCCTAGTGGAGGTGTGATATTTGGCATGTCACTCGTCATC GATGCCTATGAATGTGCGCCACCCAAGGAGGAGAAATTTGCTCGTTTTTTGTACTGC GCTGTGATGACTATCTCTGTGCCAGTTTACATTTTATCGTGGGTTTTACAGTGCCA AGCCTATAGAAAAAGCGAGAGAGGGAGGGAAAGAGAAAGACATCGCAATGCATAG
- the LOC100800745 gene encoding uncharacterized protein isoform X1, protein MPVYIMGDHVTVSTTQQHIAIPIEKLNALSLEVAKEEKHVTDDAYVDNVQKPEEKDEETQEKGDCRYCQEEDFIFNMESPCNCNGSVKYVHKRCIDQWYNSKGRMILCEICRKPYNPNDYPLPELHYDDDDTEITILREEWTIPGTSIEIWSPLVLADRATKGLIDSMNKDFSLKNPSGGVIFGMSLVIFIAVLLIKDAYECAPPKEEKFARFLYCAVMTISVPVYILSWVLQCQAYRKSERGRERERHRNA, encoded by the exons ATGCCGGTTTACATCATGGGAGATCATGTAACTGTCTCGACCACTCAACAACACATTGCAATCCCCATTGAGAAATTGAATGCATTATCACTTGAAGTTGCAAAGGAAGAAAAACATGTAACCGATGATGCCTATGTGGACAATGTCCAAAAACctgaagagaaagatgaagaaacTCAAGAAAAGGGAGATTGTCGCTACTGTCAAGAAGAggactttatttttaatatggaATCACCCTGCAATTGCAATGGTAGCGTGAag TATGTTCACAAGAGATGCATTGATCAATGGTACAATTCCAAAGGCCGCATGATATTATGTGAGATTTGCAGGAAG CCTTACAATCCAAATGATTACCCACTTCCGGAACTtcattatgatgatgatgacaccGAGATAACTATATTAAG GGAGGAATGGACTATTCCTGGAACCAGCATTGAAATTTGGTCACCTTTGGTGCTGGCAGACCGTGCCACCAAGGGCCTCATTGATTCAATGAACAAAGACTTCAGCTTGAAAAACCCTAGTGGAGGTGTGATATTTGGCATGTCACTCGTCATC TTTATCGCGGTGCTACTTATAAAGGATGCCTATGAATGTGCGCCACCCAAGGAGGAGAAATTTGCTCGTTTTTTGTACTGC GCTGTGATGACTATCTCTGTGCCAGTTTACATTTTATCGTGGGTTTTACAGTGCCA AGCCTATAGAAAAAGCGAGAGAGGGAGGGAAAGAGAAAGACATCGCAATGCATAG
- the LOC100789838 gene encoding uncharacterized protein LOC100789838, with amino-acid sequence MSSKERPTLGGTRIKTRKRNIAAPLDPAAFSDAVVQIYLDNAGDLELIAKSIESSDLNFSRYGDTFFEVAFTGGRTQPGTTKPDEGDRHPYSIIECEPKREVILPSVIYIQKILRRRPFLIKNLENVMRKFLQSLELFEENERKKLAIFTALAFSQKLSGLPPETVFQPLLKDNLVAKGLVLSFMTDFFKEYLIDNSLDDLISILKRGKVEEDLLDIFPPTKRSIEAFSEHFTKEGLVALVEYNEKKIFEVKLKEMKSSLTAQITEEADTSEVIETVKLRVRDAKLPEIEVVRILWDVLMDAVQWSGKNQQQNANAALRQVKTWAELLNTFCTSGKLELELMYKVQMQCYEDAKLMKLFPEIIRSLYDQDVLAEDTILHWFRKGTNSKGRQTFVKALEPFVNWLEEAEEEE; translated from the exons ATGAG cTCGAAGGAGAGACCCACTCTTGG TGGCACGCGGATTAAGACCCGCAAACGAAATATTGCTGCGCCGCTGGACCCTGCAGCATTCTCGGATGCAGTGGTCCAGATTTATTTGGATAATGCTGGTGATCTG GAACTTATTGCTAAGAGTATTGAATCTTCAGACCTTAACTTTTCAAGATACGGTGACACCTtttttgag GTTGCTTTCACTGGGGGTCGTACACAACCTGGAACTACCAAGCCTGATGAGGGGGACCGCCACCCATACTCTATAATAGAGTGTGAGCCTAAGCGTGAAGTCATTTTACCATCTGTAATCTACATACAAAAGATTTTGCGGCGAAGGCCATTTCTCATCAAGAACCTTGAAAATGTTATGCGGAAATTCCTTCAGTCCTTGGAACTTTTCGAGGAAAATGAGAGGAAAAAGTTGGCAATCTTCACAGCACTTGCTTTCTCTCAGAAGCTGTCTGGTCTCCCACCAGAAACTGTGTTCCAACCACTTCTTAAAGATAACCTTGTGGCCAAAGGGCTAGTTCTGTCATTTATGACTGACTTCTTTAAGGAGTATCTGATTGACAACAGCCTTGATGATCTTATTTCAATTCTAAAACGGGGAAAAGTAGAGGAGGATCTTTTGGACATTTTCCCCCCTACAAAAAGATCCATTGAAGCTTTCTCTGAGCATTTCAC CAAGGAAGGATTGGTGGCCTTGGTGGAgtataatgaaaagaaaatttttgagGTGAAACTTAAGGAAATGAAGTCTTCTTTAACAGCACAGATAACAGAGGAGGCTGATACATCTGAAGTCATTGAGACTGTGAAGCTGCGAGTTAGAGATGCTAAATTGCCGGAAATTGAGGTGGTGCGGATCTTGTGGGATGTTTTAATGGATGCTGTTCAGTGGTCTGGAAAAAATCAGCAACAGAATGCAAATGCAGCCCTTCGTCAG GTAAAAACTTGGGCAGAATTGTTGAATACATTCTGCACCAGCGGGAAACTTGAGCTGGAGCTGATGTACAAAGTACAGATGCAATGCTATGAGGATGCTAAACTGATGAAGCTGTTCCCTGAGATTATTAGATCTCTTTATGACCAGGATGTGCTGGCTGAAGATACCATTCTTCATTGGTTCCGAAAAGGAACAAACTCCAAGGGCAG GCAAACCTTTGTGAAGGCGCTGGAACCCTTTGTTAATTGGCTGGAGGAGGCTGAAGAGGAGGAGTAA